The Perognathus longimembris pacificus isolate PPM17 chromosome 12, ASM2315922v1, whole genome shotgun sequence genome includes the window gaaaaaaactggaagtggcgctgtggctcaagaggtagagtgctagccttgagcaaaaagaagccagagacagtgctcaggccctgagttcaaggcccaggactagcaaaaaaaaaggggggggctggggatatggcctagtggcaagagagcttgccttgtatacatgaggccctgggttcgattccccagcaccacatatacagaaaacggccagaagtggcactgtggctcaagtggcagagtgctagccttgagcaaaaaggcagccagggacagtgctcaggccctgagtccaaggcccaggactggccaaaaaaaaaaaaaaaagtggcacatGCACTTAAAACAACAGTTAAAGAGTTAAAATAAAGCAAGGTtattaaattaacaaaaaaacaacccagtacCATGGATGCAGTCCCCTTCCTATGAATGGCTCCCACACCTTATAGGCTATTGCCACTGCAGTTTTCTGTTGCTAAAGACATCCATGCTCTGGATATGGGATATGCAGAAATCAAGCTTGGACTGAAATGGAATCCTTTTCTCTATGGCTACCATTTTTGCAGTGCTGGACGGCTGAATGCCAGGGGTGCATTGTCACCAATGGTCTTATTTGACTACTAGCCTCACGTGTTGCTACCCTGGCAGTGTGCCCTGCAGAGCATTCTGACGGGTACAATATTGGCACAACTAGTACAGTGCAACCAACCACACTTCAGTTAGATTTATGCTTGCTCTACGGAAGAGGACCCATGTTTGGTACTGCAAGCCAGGAACCTGTGGCTGAGAAAGTCCCAGGATCCAGAGGAGAAGCCACTGTCATCGTGTTCATAAATCAAGATAATGTATCAGTAAAACTGCTGTCTGAACATGTGTCTGCCAAGAGGTAACTGTGGCTTCCAGCTATACACAAGGGAAACCTCTTCTTGTAATGGTCAGAAACTACAGCACAGCCACCTATGAATCCAACTATcgagtttcagaggtttcaactGCAAACAACAGTATACCAGTTTTCAGATAATACTGCAAGAGCAGCAGCAGTCAAAATCTCTGGATCAGTTCCTTGTGCCACTGTATCCTGCCATCTCAGTCTTGGCAATTGTTGATGTTATGCACatgtttttcctgcttttttaGGAGAGGGGAAACAAAAGAGGAtgcagaagaggagggagggtgggtgaacaaatgcaatcatagaATTTGATATACACTATGTGGATAATGAACTACGTGGCTTGTGGGCAAGGACAGGAGTggaaactgggagacagcaaaagaagggatgacattgtccaggaGAGAAATGTACATATTAATTGAATTTGAAATAACAATCCCTCTGTATAAAACCTTAATACAACAcagttgtattaaaaaaaataatacagggTTCACACTTCTTGATGTAGGGAATAGTACAGGGTTACCAAAAGCCATAAGGAGATAGGGAACCTGGTAGCAGAGTGATGGTTGAGAATAATGGCtttggttttaatttaaaaaatcatatcctAGCCCATTGGTGTTGCATTAATGGGATGCCTTTTGACACAGCAGGAGCTTGCTGACCCAAAGCACTGGCAGCACGCAGATGATGACAGTCCTAGTCTGACCATGCCAAGGTCAAAAGCTTCCCCTTCCAACACGTAGGAGTTAATGACACATAACCTGATAATCCAGGAGTTAATGACAATCTATAGGTTTCAGGGATGACTACTGCCATGCCAGCACATCCCAATAAAATCTTGAGGTCTTGGGACCCTTATGGATGTTACTTGTGCTCAAGTCTGCCCACATTCTCCCCTTAAGAGTgacctttcacttttcttttcattACTAAGCTTGCTCTTGCTgatgaaatattttctgttcttgAGCGTTTGCTCTAATGAGATCAAGAGCTCTCTGGCTCTGACCCAATCTGGATCTggtcccagtctctctctctcttaggctCCAACTCACTGTGTAGCCTGAGTGATCCTCAAAACCACTATGACCCCCCGAGCcgctggctcatgcctctaatcctagctactcaggaggtggaaagctgaggatcatggtttgaagccagcctgggcaggaaagtctgagactcttatctccaaccacttgaaaaccagaaggggagcggtggctcaaaatggtagggtgctagctttgagtgtgAAAGCTCagggcccaagccttgagttcagcccccccccccaatgactgacaaaaaacaaacacccccccctccccacccctatgACTTGCACAATCCCTGTCTCAACCTCTAAATATTGGGATCATAGGCATGTGCACCATTATATTCAACTGTAATTGTATTGAAGTCCCTACCTAGGAATCTTATTAAATACTACAACTAGGAAAGAATTGGCATGTACCCACACATCCAGaggtggttttattttattttttattttttgccagtcctggggcttggactcatggcctgagcactgtccatggcttcttttttttttttaacatcaaaatgtttattttttcgtcagtttgaaaataaaaatttgagaaaaaaaaaatgtttattttttgttacaaAATCAAATTCAAGCAGGTAATGAAATACACAATGCATATATTTTTTAGAAATATCTCATCCTGGTTTCTTTGTCCTAGAATTTAGTGTACAGTTCAAGTTTACTTCAATATTTGCTAGATGCTATGAAGTCTCCATCTTATAACCAtgtttctctagttcagctcgtAAGTGATTGGAGAAGTCATCTTCTACATTGTCATCATCCCAGTTATCCTCCCAGACATGtgcatcttcatcttcatccaaACCAGCCCAATCTTCGGCAGGAAACTCCTCGAACTCGTCATCCTCCTCCAGGAGACCCAAGTCTACCGGCTGCTTTTTTTCTGACATCGCAACCGTCCATGCTCGACTCCATGCGGTCCCACAGCGAAGGTGGAAAACGTTTACCGCAATCAGCCGCCgccccatggcttctttttgctcaaggctagcactctgccacttgagctacagcgccacttctggctgttttctatatatgtggtgctgaggaattgaacccagggcttcatgtatacaaggcaagcacgctaccactaggccaaattcccagccccagaaaggcttttttaaaatctatttttctaaGGGTGGCATGGAGAGATTACCTGAAagacattatttgaaaaataagatgaaaaagaCATCTTTTATTTGCTATGAAGTTCCCCTACTCCCCTACACAGAACTGTTCCTTACCTCCATGTCTTCACCACGAAGAGCACATTGAAGCTTCACCCATCTGGCTTCCACTTTTGAGTTTTCATATtctagatatgtgtgtgtgtgtacatatacatatatgttactgGAATCAAAGAAGAGTTGGTGGGGTCAGGTTTATTCACAGCTCCCTCCAATATATAATTTCAGCTGATACAGTAAGAGCTGCAGCAGCAGTCAGAACCTCTAGCTCAGTCCCTACCATGTCTTGGCCATTGTtgatgtacgtgtgtgtgtgtgtgtatacatatgtatatatatatatatatatatatatgaaggctAGTTCTTCAGTCTGTtgtgtgtatatgcgtgtgtgtgtgcatgcatgcgtgcatgtgtcctagttctgagacttgaactcaggacctggactgtatccttgagcttttttgctcaagcttagcactgcatcacttgagtcatagctctacttttgtctttttggtggttagatggAACTaagggtctcagcctcctgagtagctatgacaaTAGGCATGGGCTATCATTGCCTAGATCAATCTCTGTTTTTAAGGGGCTTGAAGGGttttggggaaaggaaaggaggcctAAGTGAAGGCTACAGGCTGGGCACAGCCTTTGTCAGGTGGGGCCTGGGTCTTCTCCAGAGAacatctcccccgcccccacttcagccccggtcctgaggcttgaactcagagcctgggctctgagtctctctgtgcttaaggctattgctctaccacttaagccacagtgccacttccagcctcttctgtctatgtggtactgaggaattgaacccagggcttcatgcatgctaagcaagcactctaccgctgagctacattcccagctctctagAACATCGTGATAGACCCTGACCTCAATtggtaaggaaggaagggcattgCCAAAGCCCTCTAAACTCTGGGCATCAGAAAATTTAGCagttaatatcttttttttttttttttgccagtcctgggccttggactcagggcctgagcactgtccctggcttctttttgctcaaggctagcactcggccacttgagccacggggctacttctggtttttctatatatgtggtgctggggaatcgaacccagggcttcatgtatacaagtcaagcactcttgccactaggccatgttcccagccccagcagttaATATCTTAACCAACAGATAAAAGGGAGGAATCACTAAAGGATTAGGCAAGCTAAGCaagatggtacatgcctgtaattacaGCACTTGGAGGTAGGGCAGGATTGTGAGTTGGGGGTCAGAGTGGCAGCATGAGATCTGGTctcataaacaaacagaaaacagaaccGATGAAAATGGGATTCgaagagggatgggggatttTAAACATAGTTTGTTTTGCCTCCTCAGGGAAACTCATGTTCCCCTGACAAGTCCTCAACCCCATCACGGCCTTCTCACACTTCTAGGCCACGTGATTCAGCTAAGCCAATCAGAATGCTcctatggaattttttttcttttggttaggtAAAGTGGCAGGAagcccccctcccaccttttaaatttattattgttttagaggtgatattcaGAGAGGTTATCTTTACATACgtcaggtgataagtacatttctttccttttgctgagtatcatctgttccctcattctctcccattcctttcctcccatctctgcccatgacttgcttggttcactttcatcaatgttgaGTATAGCTGATGGGCCCGCCTGCTGAACACTGTCACCTgattctgtgcccttcccccaccttccctcagatgtgccaGTGTATACGCCTTACATGAGGTAAAGAATAGAGTCATCCAAAACGATCGGACAAATGAAGGAGAGGCCCTTTGtgtccttatctttggagtttatttcagtCTGTGTATTATTTTACCTCCTGTGGAATATCGACGAGAGTGATTCTCAGGCTCTTCTTCAGTAGCAAAGACTGGGAACTTTCAGAATAGTTCCGACTTTCTCTTGATGGTGCGTGAACAGAAGATTCACGAAAAAGTAGAGCAAAGCCAAACAAACCCCATAGCAAGAGGACATTCTGGTAGCATCTATGTTCCTTTTCCTTATTCCAATTGTCCAGAAGCTCAACTGTCCTGTCTTCCTTGTTTCTTGGTTACCTGAGCTAGATTTTTGTCCTCTATTTCTAGAGAATATGAaattggaggggaaaaaagagtaaGGGAATGTTTCAGGAGGTATAACAGATAGGCTCAGGTTGGAAGAATGAGGTAGaggagagaacaaaaacagcatctgtagaaaaggaaggaaggagaccagTAGTACATACctttaattccagcactcagaggTTGAGGGAGGAAGATTGGGGATTCAAAGCTCCC containing:
- the LOC125360978 gene encoding 26S proteasome complex subunit SEM1-like, translated to MSEKKQPVDLGLLEEDDEFEEFPAEDWAGLDEDEDAHVWEDNWDDDNVEDDFSNHLRAELEKHGYKMETS